A portion of the Misgurnus anguillicaudatus chromosome 16, ASM2758022v2, whole genome shotgun sequence genome contains these proteins:
- the adh5 gene encoding alcohol dehydrogenase class-3, with translation MDTTGKVIKCKAAVAWEAGKPLSIEEVEVAPPNAHEVRIKIHATGVCHTDAYTLSGSDPEGLFPAILGHEGAGTVESVGEGVTKFKPGDVVIPLYVPQCEECKFCKNPKTNLCQKIRVTQGQGLMPDKTSRFTCKGKQIFHFMGTSTFSEYTVVADISLAKVDDNAPMDKVCLLGCGISTGYGAALNTAKVEAGSTCAVFGLGAVGLAVIMGCKSLGATRIIGIDINPDKFEVAKKFGATEFVNPKDHSKPIQEVLVELTDGGVDYSFECIGNVGIMRAALEACHKGWGTSVIIGVAGAGQEISTRPFQLVTGRTWKGTAFGGWKSVESVPKLVNDYMSKKLMVDEFVTHTLPFAKINEAFDLMHAGKSIRAVLQF, from the exons ATGGACACAACTGGGAAA GTCATTAAATGCAAGGCAGCTGTGGCTTGGGAGGCTGGTAAGCCTCTTTCCATTGAGGAGGTGGAGGTAGCTCCACCCAATGCCCATGAAGTTAGAATTAAG ATCCATGCTACAGGTGTGTGTCACACTGATGCATACACCCTGAGTGGAAGTGACCCAGAGGGCTTGTTTCCTGCCATTCTGGGTCATGAGGGGGCAGGCACAGTTGAGAGTGTTGGAGAAGGGGTCACCAAATTCAAACCAG gTGATGTTGTAATTCCACTGTATGTGCCCCAGTGTGAAGAGTGCAAGTTTTGTAAAAATCCCAAAACCAACCTGTGCCAGAAGATCAG GGTGACCCAGGGTCAGGGTCTGATGCCCGATAAGACCTCCAGGTTCACTTGTAAAGGCAAGCAGATCTTTCACTTCATGGGTACCAGCACCTTTTCTGAGTACACCGTAGTGGCCGACATCTCTCTGGCCAAAGTAGATGATAATGCTCCCATGGATAAAGTGTGTCTCCTGGGTTGTGGAATATCCACTGGATATGGAGCTGCACTCAATACTGCCAAG GTTGAGGCCGGTTCCACCTGCGCTGTATTCGGTTTGGGAGCAGTGGGGCTTGCTGTCATTATGGGCTGCAAGTCACTAGGTGCCACCAGGATTATTGGCATTGACATCAACCCAGACAAGTTTGAAGTTGCAAAGAAGTTTGGAGCCACTGAGTTTGTGAACCCCAAGGACCACAGCAAGCCAATTCAGGAAGTGCTGGTGGAGCTCACAGATGGAGGAGTTGATTACTCCTTTGAATGCATCGGCAATGTTGGAATAATG AGGGCCGCTCTTGAAGCATGTCACAAAGGCTGGGGAACCAGTGTTATCATTGGTGTGGCAGGGGCAGGTCAAGAAATCTCCACCCGCCCTTTCCAGTTGGTCACAGGGCGTACATGGAAAGGCACAGCCTTTGGTG GCTGGAAGAGTGTGGAAAGTGTTCCTAAGCTTGTCAATGACTACATGAGCAAGAAGCTGATGGTGGATGAGTTTGTTACTCACACTTTGCCCTTTGCCAAGATCAATGAGGCCTTTGATCTGATGCATGCTGGGAAGAG TATCCGAGCTGTCCTGCAGTTTTGA
- the gar1 gene encoding H/ACA ribonucleoprotein complex subunit 1 — translation MSFRGGGGRGGRGGGFNRGGGRGGGFGGGRGGGFGGGRGGGFGGGRGGFNRQQDYGPPEHVVALGEFMHPCEDEIVCKCVTEENKVPYFNAPVYLENKEQIGKVDEIFGQLRDFYFSVKLSENMKASSFKKLQKFYIDPMKLLPLQRFLPRPPGEKGPPRGGRGGRGGRGGGFRGGRGGGFGGRGGGFGGRGGGFGGRGGGGGGGFRGGRGGGGGRGFRGGR, via the exons ATGTCATTCCGCGGGGGTGGTGGTCGAGGGGGTCGTGGCGGCGGTTTTAATAGAGGCGGTGGTCGGGGTGGCGGATTTGGAGGTGGTCGAGGCGGGGGATTCGGAGGCGGTCGAGGTGGCGGATTTGGAGGTGGCAGAGGTGGATTTAACAGACAACAAGACTATGGACCACCGGAACACGTTGTCG CCTTAGGAGAGTTCATGCACCCTTGTGAGGACGAAATTGTCTGTAAATGTGTGACGGAGGAAAACAAAGTTCCCTATTTCAACGCTCCTGTTTACCTGGAAAACAAAGAACAGATTGGAAAAGTGGATGAGATCTTTGGTCAGCTTCGTGATTTT TATTTTTCTGTCAAACTTTCTGAAAATATGAAAGCATCCTCCTTCAAGAAGTTACAAAAG TTTTACATTGACCCCATGAAGCTGCTACCCCTTCAGAGATTTCTCCCCAGGCCTCCAGGTGAGAAAGGGCCTCCTCGTGGAGGCAGAGGAGGAAGAGGTGGGAGAGGAG GTGGATTTCGTGGAGGTCGAGGAGGCGGCTTTGGTGGTCGAGGAGGAGGCTTTGGTGGTCGAGGAGGTGGCTTTGGTGGACGTGGAGGAGGCGGTGGCGGAGGGTTCAGAGGAGGTAGAGGTGGAGGTGGTGGACGTGGATTTAGAG GTGGGCGATGA